The genomic window ATGCTGTCCCTGGCTCAGGCCTATTTGGATGAGCGGCGGCGCTTCGGATTCGTGCTCGCCACCTCGGGTGCGCATCTGCTGAACTTTGCCCGATTTGCCGATCGGACCGGGCACCGTGGCCCACTCACCGTTCAACTCATGATGGACTGGGCACAGGGCGAGGCAAAGCGTGCCAACCCGGCCAACTGGGCGAGGCGTCTGGGGATCCTCCGCCCGTTTGCCAGGTATCGCGCGCTGGTCGAATCCGGCACGGAGGTCCCCTGTGCCGACGTCTTCAACCACAAGCGGCGACGACCCACGCCGCACATCTACACCGTCGCGGAGATTGCGGACCTACTGGCCGCGGCACGCCGGCTGCCGCCAACAGGGACGTTGCGCCCGCTTACCTATGAGACGTTCTTCGGCCTGGTTGCGGCTACCGGCCTGCGGCTTTCGGAGGCGCTGCGCCTGCGATGCGGTGACTTCGACGCCGATGGCGGTACGCTGACAATCAGGCAGACCAAATTCTGCAAGTCCCGTCTCGTGCCACTGCACCCCACGACCATCGCAGCAGTGTCCCAGTACCTCTTGGCACGCCAGCGCTTCATCTCGGCAGAGCCAAACGCGCCCTTATTCGTGTCGCTGTCAGGGACCGCGCTTGCCAAGAAAACCGTGCACTGCGTCTTCGCCCGGCTGCGCGCGGAGCTGGGCTGGGTCGCCCGCGGAACCCTGCCGATGCCGCGCATCCACGACCTGCGTCACAGCTTCGTCTGCCGCCGGGTGACACTGTGGCATGAGACCGGGGCCGACATCGACAACGCGATGCTGGCGCTCTCGACCTATGTCGGTCATACCAAAGTCTCCGACACGTACTGGTATTTGACCGCCGTACCAGACCTGATGGCCGTGGCAGGAAAACGCTTCGAGATGTTCGCAGCGGCGGACGCGGGGGAGGCCAAACATGGCTGATCCCCCGCAGCCTCCATCCTTCGCGACGCTGCTCCAGCGCTTCTTCGCGGAGCACCTTACCCAGCACCGGTCTGTCAGCCCGCGCACCATCGCAGCTTACAGGGACACGTTCAGGCTACTGCTGCTGTTTGCCGAGCGGCGCATTGGCAAGGCACCGGCTACCGTTGCCCTTACTGATCTCGACGCATCGCTCGTACTGGCCTTCCTGGACCATCTCGAGGCTGAGCGGGGCAACAGCGCGCGGACCCGTAACGTCCGCCTCACCGCCATCCGCTCGTTCCTTGGCTATGCCGCTCGCCACGATCTCTCGGCCCTACCAACCATCCAGCAGACCTTGGCCATTCCCGTAAAGCGTTTCGATCGGCCCATGCTCGGGTTTCTGTCGCGCGACGAGATGCAGGCTGTTCTCGATGCCCCGGACGCGCAGACCTGGGTTGGCCAACGGGACCGAGCGTTGCTGACAACGATGTACAACACAGGTGCCCGTGTCTCGGAGATCATCGGTACGCGGATCGCTGATCTTGTCCTCGACGGCGCGCCATGCATCCACCTCCGCGGCAAGGGACGCAAGCAGCGCGCTGTCCCGCTCTGGCGCACGACGGCAACGCTACTGCGGGCCTGGACGCGGCAGCTCAACGGCGCGGTCGCCGGCAGTCCGCTGTTCCCGAACCGGGGCGGGACGGCGATGACACGCTCGAACGTTACACAGCGGCTTGCGCTGTGCGTCCAGGCAGCCGCTGCCGACCGACCGCACCTGCTCGGTCGCAGCATTTCGCCGCATACGATCCGGCATACCACCGCTATGCACTTGCTTCAG from Rhodovastum atsumiense includes these protein-coding regions:
- a CDS encoding tyrosine-type recombinase/integrase, which translates into the protein MADPPQPPSFATLLQRFFAEHLTQHRSVSPRTIAAYRDTFRLLLLFAERRIGKAPATVALTDLDASLVLAFLDHLEAERGNSARTRNVRLTAIRSFLGYAARHDLSALPTIQQTLAIPVKRFDRPMLGFLSRDEMQAVLDAPDAQTWVGQRDRALLTTMYNTGARVSEIIGTRIADLVLDGAPCIHLRGKGRKQRAVPLWRTTATLLRAWTRQLNGAVAGSPLFPNRGGTAMTRSNVTQRLALCVQAAAADRPHLLGRSISPHTIRHTTAMHLLQSGVDITVIALWLGHESPATTHMYVEADLAMKERALGHLQPPGTAVPRYRPPDALMRFLQNL
- a CDS encoding tyrosine-type recombinase/integrase, yielding MTPALSMLSLAQAYLDERRRFGFVLATSGAHLLNFARFADRTGHRGPLTVQLMMDWAQGEAKRANPANWARRLGILRPFARYRALVESGTEVPCADVFNHKRRRPTPHIYTVAEIADLLAAARRLPPTGTLRPLTYETFFGLVAATGLRLSEALRLRCGDFDADGGTLTIRQTKFCKSRLVPLHPTTIAAVSQYLLARQRFISAEPNAPLFVSLSGTALAKKTVHCVFARLRAELGWVARGTLPMPRIHDLRHSFVCRRVTLWHETGADIDNAMLALSTYVGHTKVSDTYWYLTAVPDLMAVAGKRFEMFAAADAGEAKHG